The following proteins are encoded in a genomic region of Streptomyces sp. NBC_01723:
- a CDS encoding methylmalonyl-CoA mutase family protein yields the protein MTLLPDDGLDLAAEFPHATHEQWQHLVAGVLRKSGREVPDDEAEDALSTALEDGLRVRPLYTARDAAPDPGLPGLAPFVRGGRAQAARIGGWDVRQRHTVAEGASVMTDLENGVTSLWLVVGASAGIPVTALDRALDGVHLDLAPVVLEAGDAFEPAARALLRLHEERGVPADTVRGNLGGDPLGHEARTGRSYETAPVAELARLCAERHPGMRALTVDALPYHEAGGSAAQELGCSLATGLAYLRDLTAAGLDTAQALTQLEFRYAATADQFLTIAKLRAARRLWARVAEVCGAPREGAQVQHAVTSTVMMTRRDPWVNMLRTTVAALAAGTGGADAVTVLPFDHALGLPDAFARRIARNTSTILIEESHLTRVIDPAGGSWYVERLTDELAHAAWAFFQDIERAGGQAAALRSGTVGERLAETWAVRSAKLAKRREPVTGVSEFPHLAEKPVVREPAPEPPSGGLPRVRRDEAFEALRARSDAHLAATGARPRVHLTALGPAAAHTGRLTFAANLFQAGGIETVTEGDFGESGAREVCLCSSDALYGEQAESTAAALRKAGAEHVFLAGRPGPYTGVDTYVFAGCDAVAVLSATLDRMGVS from the coding sequence ATGACGCTCCTGCCTGACGACGGACTCGACCTCGCAGCCGAGTTCCCTCACGCGACACACGAGCAGTGGCAGCACCTGGTGGCGGGCGTGCTGCGCAAGTCGGGCAGGGAGGTGCCGGACGACGAGGCGGAGGACGCCCTGTCCACCGCGCTCGAGGACGGCCTGCGGGTACGGCCCCTGTACACCGCGCGCGACGCCGCCCCCGACCCCGGTCTGCCGGGCCTCGCGCCCTTCGTGCGCGGCGGCCGCGCCCAGGCCGCCCGCATCGGCGGCTGGGACGTGCGCCAGCGGCACACCGTGGCCGAGGGAGCGTCGGTCATGACCGACCTCGAGAACGGTGTCACCTCCCTGTGGCTGGTCGTCGGCGCGTCCGCCGGCATCCCGGTCACCGCGCTCGACCGCGCCCTCGACGGCGTCCACCTCGACCTGGCTCCCGTCGTCCTGGAGGCGGGCGACGCCTTCGAGCCGGCCGCGCGTGCCCTGCTGCGCCTGCACGAGGAGAGGGGCGTCCCGGCGGACACCGTGCGGGGCAACCTCGGCGGCGATCCGCTGGGCCACGAGGCCCGTACCGGCAGGTCGTACGAGACCGCGCCCGTGGCCGAGCTGGCCCGGCTGTGCGCCGAGCGCCACCCCGGAATGCGGGCGCTGACCGTGGACGCGCTGCCCTACCACGAGGCCGGTGGTTCGGCCGCGCAGGAGCTGGGCTGCTCCCTGGCGACGGGCCTGGCCTATCTGCGCGACCTGACAGCGGCCGGACTGGACACGGCGCAGGCCCTGACCCAACTGGAGTTCCGGTACGCCGCGACCGCCGACCAGTTCCTGACCATCGCCAAGCTGCGTGCCGCACGCCGGCTGTGGGCGCGCGTGGCGGAGGTCTGCGGCGCGCCGCGCGAGGGCGCGCAGGTGCAGCACGCGGTGACCTCGACGGTGATGATGACGCGCCGCGACCCGTGGGTGAACATGCTGCGCACCACGGTCGCCGCCCTGGCCGCCGGGACGGGCGGCGCCGACGCCGTGACCGTGCTGCCCTTCGACCACGCGCTCGGTCTGCCGGACGCGTTCGCGCGCCGTATCGCCCGCAACACCTCCACCATCCTGATCGAGGAGTCGCACCTGACCCGGGTGATCGACCCGGCGGGCGGTTCCTGGTACGTGGAACGGCTGACCGACGAACTGGCCCACGCCGCCTGGGCGTTCTTCCAGGACATCGAGCGGGCGGGCGGGCAGGCGGCCGCCCTGCGCTCCGGCACGGTCGGCGAACGGCTGGCGGAGACCTGGGCCGTACGCAGCGCGAAGCTGGCGAAGCGACGGGAGCCGGTCACCGGGGTCAGCGAGTTCCCGCACCTGGCCGAGAAACCCGTCGTGCGCGAGCCCGCGCCCGAACCTCCGTCGGGGGGCCTGCCCCGGGTGCGGCGGGACGAGGCGTTCGAGGCGCTGCGCGCCCGTTCGGACGCCCACCTGGCCGCGACCGGCGCCCGGCCCCGTGTCCACCTGACCGCGCTCGGCCCGGCCGCCGCCCACACCGGCCGGCTCACCTTCGCCGCCAACCTCTTCCAGGCCGGCGGCATCGAAACCGTCACCGAAGGGGACTTCGGTGAGAGCGGGGCGCGGGAGGTGTGCCTGTGCTCCAGCGACGCGCTGTACGGGGAGCAGGCCGAGTCCACCGCCGCCGCGTTGCGCAAGGCGGGCGCCGAGCACGTGTTCCTCGCGGGCCGACCGGGGCCGTACACGGGCGTGGACACCTACGTCTTCGCGGGCTGCGACGCCGTCGCCGTGCTGTCCGCCACCCTCGACCGCATGGGAGTGTCCTGA
- a CDS encoding DUF6215 domain-containing protein → MLGFLLRLLPFWVREPLFIVVGAVFGVRLVHLALRDDEWVLAGIGAVFLVFTAVRVHTVVRALRARRNPGPAVSADGTATAAPVQTQAQAQTHAPAVQRPTPSAREKEPNAWAQAFAAVAVFAALGAAVWLGPRLQPSENDSTPQAASCSSGEGEKLPSAYAKHPEAVTGDELCKALNVSDLAQLLGTPAETATVASGTSNTAPLTDGKVAQPEAEVQFDTYTVNVSATYNKLSIAQYVNLMKYGEETDVKTLVVLGRPAVLASDHTMKIEINLGSGGSGGPVEQGPLARTLSVAFDAKDRGGYFDITVWSTTGALPDDSALLGIAKRILPTIPERSV, encoded by the coding sequence ATGCTCGGTTTCCTCCTCCGGCTCCTGCCCTTCTGGGTCCGTGAGCCGCTGTTCATCGTGGTCGGGGCCGTTTTCGGCGTACGCCTCGTGCATCTCGCCCTCCGCGACGACGAATGGGTGTTGGCCGGGATCGGCGCGGTGTTCCTCGTGTTCACCGCGGTGCGCGTCCACACGGTGGTCCGTGCCCTGCGCGCCCGCCGGAACCCGGGCCCGGCGGTCTCGGCAGACGGGACGGCGACCGCCGCCCCTGTCCAGACGCAGGCGCAGGCGCAGACTCACGCTCCAGCAGTGCAGCGCCCCACCCCGTCCGCGCGGGAGAAGGAACCCAACGCGTGGGCGCAGGCCTTCGCGGCCGTGGCCGTGTTCGCGGCGCTCGGGGCCGCGGTGTGGCTGGGCCCGCGTCTGCAGCCCTCCGAGAACGACAGCACGCCGCAGGCCGCCTCGTGTTCGAGCGGGGAGGGCGAGAAACTGCCGAGCGCCTACGCGAAGCACCCCGAGGCGGTGACCGGCGACGAACTGTGCAAGGCGCTCAACGTCTCCGACCTGGCCCAGCTCCTGGGAACGCCCGCCGAGACCGCCACCGTGGCGTCCGGCACGAGCAACACCGCGCCCCTGACCGACGGGAAGGTCGCCCAGCCGGAGGCCGAGGTCCAGTTCGACACCTACACCGTGAACGTCTCGGCCACGTACAACAAGCTGTCGATCGCCCAGTACGTGAACCTGATGAAGTACGGCGAGGAGACGGACGTGAAGACGCTCGTGGTCCTCGGCCGGCCCGCGGTCCTCGCCTCGGATCACACCATGAAGATCGAGATCAATCTCGGGAGCGGCGGATCCGGCGGACCGGTCGAGCAGGGCCCGCTGGCCAGAACGCTGTCCGTGGCCTTCGACGCGAAGGACCGGGGCGGCTACTTCGACATCACCGTGTGGAGCACGACCGGAGCCCTCCCGGACGACAGCGCCCTCCTCGGTATTGCCAAGAGGATCCTCCCGACGATCCCCGAACGGAGCGTGTGA
- the meaB gene encoding methylmalonyl Co-A mutase-associated GTPase MeaB — protein MALELDAYVKGVLDGKRAVVARAITLVESTRPQHRTLAQRLLTELLPHSGTARRIGISGVPGVGKSTFIDAFGTMLTGLGHRVAVLAVDPSSSRTGGSILGDKTRMERLAVDPAAFVRPSPTAGTLGGVAKATRESIVVMEAAGYDVVLVETVGVGQSETAVADMVDSFLLLTLARTGDQLQGIKKGVLELADVIAVNKADGPHERDARTAARELAGALRLMHGKDAFWTPPVLSCSARESTALDTVWERLEQHRTLLDSTGRLAAKRRTQQVDWVWSMVRDELLGRLHADPAVRSLAPRLEQQVREGGLTATLAAERILDAFTNDTAVPAPLASPQ, from the coding sequence ATGGCCCTCGAACTCGACGCCTACGTCAAGGGCGTCCTGGACGGCAAGCGCGCGGTCGTCGCCCGTGCGATCACCCTCGTCGAGTCCACCCGTCCCCAACACCGTACGCTCGCGCAGCGGTTGCTGACGGAACTGCTGCCGCACAGCGGCACGGCCCGGCGGATCGGGATCAGCGGCGTGCCGGGTGTCGGCAAGTCGACGTTCATCGACGCCTTCGGCACGATGCTGACCGGGCTCGGCCACCGGGTCGCCGTCCTCGCCGTCGACCCGTCCTCGAGCCGGACCGGCGGATCGATCCTCGGCGACAAGACCCGGATGGAACGCCTGGCCGTCGACCCGGCGGCGTTCGTCCGCCCCTCCCCCACCGCGGGGACGCTCGGCGGGGTCGCGAAGGCGACCCGCGAGTCGATCGTGGTGATGGAGGCCGCCGGCTACGACGTGGTGCTGGTGGAGACCGTCGGCGTGGGCCAGTCCGAGACGGCCGTCGCCGACATGGTCGACTCCTTCCTGCTGCTCACCCTGGCCCGCACCGGCGACCAGTTGCAGGGCATCAAGAAGGGCGTGCTGGAACTCGCGGACGTGATCGCCGTCAACAAGGCGGACGGGCCACACGAGCGCGACGCCCGCACGGCGGCACGTGAACTGGCGGGCGCCCTGCGGCTCATGCACGGCAAGGACGCCTTCTGGACGCCGCCGGTGCTCAGTTGCAGCGCACGCGAGTCGACGGCACTCGACACCGTCTGGGAGCGCCTGGAGCAGCACCGCACCCTGCTGGACTCCACCGGCCGCCTCGCCGCCAAGCGCCGCACCCAGCAGGTCGACTGGGTCTGGAGCATGGTCCGCGACGAACTGCTGGGCCGCCTGCACGCCGACCCGGCCGTCCGGTCTCTGGCTCCGCGGCTCGAACAGCAGGTGAGGGAGGGCGGATTGACCGCGACCCTGGCGGCGGAACGCATCCTGGACGCGTTCACGAACGACACAGCCGTCCCTGCACCACTCGCCTCCCCTCAGTGA
- the scpA gene encoding methylmalonyl-CoA mutase has translation MSIPDFSAIELGAPTSDADALDEWRAAVKKAADGDDLLWETPEQITVKPLYTGQDLEGLDFLDTFPGVAPYLRGPYPTMYVNQPWTIRQYAGFSTAEESNAFYRRNLAAGQKGLSVAFDLPTHRGYDSDHPRVTGDVGMAGVAIDSIYDMRQLFDGIPLDRMTVSMTMNGAVLPVLALYIVAAEEQGVPPEKLAGTIQNDILKEFMVRNTYIYPPKPSMRIISDIFAYTSQRMPRYNSISISGYHIQEAGATADLELAYTLADGVEYIRAGREAGLDVDAFAPRLSFFWAIGMNFFMEIAKLRAARLLWAKLVKQFDPQNAKSLSLRTHSQTSGWSLTAQDVFNNVTRTCVEAMAATQGHTQSLHTNALDEALALPTDFSARIARNTQLLLQQESGTTRVIDPWGGSAYVEKLTYDLARRAWQHIQEVERAGGMAQAIDAGIPKLRVEEAAARTQARIDSGRQPVIGVNKYRVDSDEQIEVLKVDNSSVRDRQIAKLRRLREERDETACRDALDALTRAAGAEGNLLELAVRAARAKATVGEISDALEKVYGRHAGQIRTISGVYRNETGESPAVERTRAVVDAFAEAEGRRPRILVAKMGQDGHDRGQKVIATAFADLGFDVDVGPLFQTPAEVARQAVEADVHIVGVSSLAAGHLTLVPALREALAEEGREDIMVVVGGVIPPQDVPTLLEMGAAAVFPPGTVIPDAARDLVGRLAAGLGHGEL, from the coding sequence ATGTCCATCCCCGACTTCTCCGCGATCGAGCTGGGGGCTCCGACCTCCGACGCCGACGCCCTCGACGAGTGGCGTGCGGCCGTGAAGAAGGCCGCCGACGGCGACGACCTGCTCTGGGAGACGCCGGAGCAGATCACGGTCAAGCCGCTGTACACCGGGCAGGACCTGGAGGGTCTGGACTTCCTGGACACCTTCCCGGGCGTCGCCCCGTACCTGCGCGGCCCGTATCCGACGATGTACGTCAACCAGCCGTGGACGATCCGTCAGTACGCGGGGTTCTCCACGGCCGAGGAGTCCAACGCGTTCTACCGCCGCAACCTGGCGGCAGGGCAGAAGGGCCTGTCGGTCGCCTTCGACCTGCCCACCCACCGCGGCTACGACAGTGACCACCCGCGGGTGACCGGCGACGTCGGCATGGCGGGCGTGGCGATCGACTCGATCTACGACATGCGACAGCTGTTCGACGGCATCCCGCTGGACCGCATGACCGTGTCGATGACGATGAACGGCGCCGTGCTGCCGGTGCTCGCGCTGTACATCGTGGCGGCGGAGGAACAGGGCGTGCCGCCCGAGAAGTTGGCCGGGACCATCCAGAACGACATCCTCAAGGAGTTCATGGTCCGCAACACCTACATCTACCCGCCGAAGCCGTCGATGCGGATCATCTCCGACATCTTCGCGTACACGTCCCAGCGGATGCCCCGCTACAACTCCATCTCCATCTCGGGCTACCACATCCAGGAGGCGGGCGCGACGGCCGACCTGGAGCTGGCGTACACCCTCGCGGACGGGGTGGAGTACATCCGGGCCGGGCGTGAAGCGGGCCTGGACGTCGACGCCTTCGCGCCCCGGCTGTCGTTCTTCTGGGCGATCGGCATGAACTTCTTCATGGAGATCGCCAAGTTGCGGGCGGCCCGGCTGCTGTGGGCCAAGCTGGTGAAGCAGTTCGACCCGCAGAACGCCAAGTCGCTGTCTCTGCGTACGCATTCGCAGACCTCCGGCTGGTCGCTGACCGCCCAGGACGTGTTCAACAACGTCACCCGCACCTGCGTGGAGGCGATGGCCGCCACCCAGGGCCACACCCAGTCCCTGCACACCAACGCCCTCGACGAGGCGCTCGCGCTGCCCACCGACTTCTCCGCGCGCATCGCCCGCAACACCCAGCTGCTGCTCCAGCAGGAGTCCGGCACGACCCGCGTGATCGACCCGTGGGGCGGCAGCGCCTACGTGGAGAAGCTGACGTACGACCTCGCGCGCCGCGCCTGGCAGCACATCCAGGAGGTCGAGCGGGCGGGCGGCATGGCGCAGGCCATCGACGCGGGCATCCCCAAGCTGCGGGTCGAGGAGGCCGCCGCCCGCACCCAGGCGCGGATCGACTCCGGGCGGCAGCCGGTGATCGGCGTGAACAAGTACCGGGTGGACTCGGACGAGCAGATCGAGGTGCTCAAGGTCGACAACTCCTCGGTGCGCGACCGGCAGATCGCCAAGCTGCGGCGGCTGCGCGAGGAGCGGGACGAGACCGCGTGCCGGGACGCGCTGGACGCGCTCACGCGGGCCGCCGGCGCCGAGGGCAACCTGCTGGAGCTGGCGGTGCGCGCGGCTCGTGCGAAGGCGACCGTGGGGGAGATCAGCGACGCCCTGGAGAAGGTGTACGGGCGGCACGCGGGTCAGATCCGTACGATCTCCGGTGTGTACCGCAACGAGACGGGCGAGTCGCCGGCCGTGGAACGCACCCGGGCGGTGGTGGACGCCTTCGCCGAGGCCGAGGGCCGTCGGCCGCGCATCCTGGTCGCCAAGATGGGCCAGGACGGCCACGACCGCGGCCAGAAGGTCATCGCCACCGCCTTCGCCGACCTCGGCTTCGACGTGGACGTCGGCCCGCTGTTCCAGACCCCGGCCGAGGTGGCCCGCCAGGCGGTCGAGGCGGACGTGCACATCGTCGGGGTGTCGTCCCTGGCCGCCGGGCACCTCACCCTCGTCCCGGCGTTGCGCGAGGCGCTCGCCGAGGAGGGGCGGGAGGACATCATGGTCGTCGTCGGCGGGGTGATCCCGCCGCAGGACGTGCCGACCCTGCTGGAGATGGGCGCGGCGGCCGTGTTCCCGCCCGGCACGGTGATCCCGGACGCGGCCCGTGACCTGGTGGGACGGCTGGCGGCCGGTCTCGGACACGGCGAGCTGTGA